Proteins from a genomic interval of Nostoc sp. TCL240-02:
- the menB gene encoding 1,4-dihydroxy-2-naphthoyl-CoA synthase codes for MQINWETAKTYEDILYQKTDGIAKITINRPHKRNAFRPETVFELYDAFCNAREDTTIGVVLFTGYGPHTDGKYAFCSGGDQSVRGHAGYVDDTGIPRLNVLDLQRLIRSMPKVVIALVAGYAIGGGHVLHLICDLTIAADNAIFGQTGPKVGSFDGGFGASYLARIVGQKKAREIWFLCRQYDAQQALEMGLINCVVPVEQLEAEGIQWAQEILEKSPIAIRCLKAAFNADCDGQAGLQELAGNATLLYYMTEEGSEGKQAFLEKRPPDFRSFPWLP; via the coding sequence ATGCAAATTAACTGGGAAACTGCCAAAACCTACGAAGATATTCTGTATCAAAAAACTGATGGCATTGCAAAAATCACTATTAACCGTCCTCATAAACGCAATGCTTTCCGTCCTGAAACTGTCTTTGAATTGTACGACGCTTTCTGTAATGCTCGTGAAGATACTACTATTGGTGTCGTCCTATTTACGGGTTATGGCCCACACACTGATGGCAAATATGCCTTCTGTTCTGGTGGCGATCAAAGCGTGCGGGGACATGCGGGTTATGTGGATGATACTGGCATCCCCCGCTTGAATGTGCTGGATTTACAACGCCTGATTCGTTCGATGCCGAAAGTGGTGATTGCTTTAGTAGCGGGATATGCGATCGGTGGTGGACACGTCTTACACTTAATTTGCGACCTGACCATCGCTGCCGATAACGCCATTTTCGGACAGACTGGCCCGAAAGTCGGCAGTTTCGACGGTGGTTTTGGAGCCAGCTATCTCGCCCGCATTGTGGGACAAAAAAAGGCTAGAGAAATTTGGTTTCTCTGCCGCCAATATGATGCACAACAAGCGCTAGAAATGGGCTTAATTAATTGCGTCGTCCCAGTGGAACAACTAGAAGCCGAAGGTATTCAATGGGCGCAGGAGATTTTAGAAAAAAGTCCGATCGCAATTCGATGTCTTAAAGCCGCCTTCAACGCTGATTGTGATGGACAAGCTGGTTTACAAGAACTTGCTGGCAATGCCACCTTACTCTATTATATGACAGAAGAAGGGTCTGAAGGCAAACAAGCTTTTCTCGAAAAGCGTCCACCAGATTTTCGCTCTTTTCCTTGGCTACCTTAA
- a CDS encoding DUF2887 domain-containing protein: MRRDTIFYKLFKQFPGLLFELVDEPPAEAENYQFESVEMKETAFRIDGVFLPPANAVSKTVFFAEVQFQKDEDLYHRFFSELFLFLYRNSIRYDDWFGVIIFASRSLEPSNSTVHRTLLESGQVRRVYLDELGDLRQQPLGLGLMLLTNVTSETEAVEGARFLLEQARQQSEQAIIDLVTTIIVYKFSNLSREEIAEMLGLNLEEPRAIREAKEEGERKVVLRQLNRLVGAIPDALLSQIQGLSVEQLEALSDALLDFSTLADLEGWLQGEVSG; the protein is encoded by the coding sequence ATGCGACGTGACACCATCTTCTACAAATTATTTAAGCAATTTCCCGGTTTGCTGTTTGAATTAGTAGATGAACCACCCGCAGAAGCGGAAAACTACCAGTTTGAATCAGTTGAGATGAAAGAAACGGCGTTTCGGATTGATGGAGTGTTTTTACCTCCTGCTAATGCAGTTTCCAAAACCGTCTTTTTTGCAGAAGTCCAGTTTCAGAAGGACGAAGACTTATATCACCGCTTCTTTAGCGAATTGTTTTTGTTTCTCTACCGCAACTCTATCCGTTACGATGACTGGTTTGGGGTAATAATTTTTGCTTCTCGCAGTCTAGAACCTTCTAACTCAACGGTTCACCGCACTTTATTAGAAAGTGGTCAAGTCAGGCGGGTTTATCTGGATGAGTTGGGAGATTTGCGACAGCAACCTTTGGGATTAGGTTTGATGTTGCTGACAAATGTTACTTCTGAAACCGAAGCAGTTGAAGGGGCGCGGTTTTTACTGGAACAAGCACGGCAACAATCGGAGCAAGCGATAATTGATTTAGTGACGACGATTATTGTCTACAAGTTTTCTAACCTTAGTCGAGAGGAGATTGCAGAAATGTTGGGACTAAATCTGGAAGAACCACGGGCTATTAGGGAAGCAAAGGAAGAAGGAGAAAGAAAGGTCGTTTTACGACAGTTAAACCGACTTGTGGGTGCGATTCCTGATGCGCTTCTGTCTCAGATTCAAGGGTTATCGGTGGAACAGTTGGAAGCTTTAAGTGATGCTTTGTTGGATTTCTCTACTCTTGCTGATTTGGAAGGATGGTTACAAGGTGAAGTAAGCGGCTAA